Proteins from one Salmonella bongori NCTC 12419 genomic window:
- the zur gene encoding zinc uptake transcriptional repressor Zur — translation MEKTKTQELLAQAEKLCAQRNVRLTPQRLEVLRLMSLQQGAISAYDLLDLLRETEPQAKPPTIYRALDFLLEQGFVHKVESTNSYVLCHLFDQPTHSSAMFICDRCGGVKEECAEGVEDIMHTLAAKMGFALRHNVIEAHGLCPACVEVEACRHQGECGHDHSVLIKKKPR, via the coding sequence ATGGAAAAGACCAAAACGCAAGAGTTACTGGCGCAAGCCGAAAAACTCTGTGCGCAGCGCAACGTGCGCCTGACGCCCCAGCGCCTCGAAGTGCTGCGCCTGATGAGTCTGCAACAGGGCGCGATCAGCGCGTATGATCTGCTCGACCTGCTGCGTGAAACAGAACCGCAGGCCAAACCGCCCACTATCTACCGAGCGCTGGATTTTTTGCTTGAACAGGGTTTTGTCCATAAAGTGGAGTCCACCAACAGTTATGTTCTCTGCCACCTGTTCGATCAACCTACTCACAGCTCAGCAATGTTTATTTGCGATCGTTGCGGCGGGGTGAAAGAAGAGTGTGCCGAAGGCGTAGAAGACATTATGCATACGCTGGCAGCAAAAATGGGATTTGCGCTACGGCATAATGTGATTGAGGCGCATGGTCTGTGCCCGGCGTGTGTTGAAGTGGAAGCGTGTCGCCACCAAGGTGAGTGCGGTCACGATCATTCTGTTTTAATTAAGAAAAAACCGCGTTAG
- a CDS encoding CsbD family protein, whose amino-acid sequence MNKDEAGGNWKQFKGKMKEQWGKLTDDDMTVIEGKRDQLVGKIQERYGYQKDQAEKEVVDWETRNNYRW is encoded by the coding sequence ATGAATAAAGACGAAGCCGGCGGTAACTGGAAACAGTTTAAAGGTAAAATGAAAGAACAATGGGGTAAGCTGACCGATGACGATATGACCGTTATCGAAGGTAAACGTGACCAGCTGGTAGGTAAAATCCAGGAACGTTACGGTTACCAGAAAGATCAGGCGGAAAAAGAGGTTGTTGACTGGGAAACCCGTAACAACTATCGCTGGTAA
- the lexA gene encoding transcriptional repressor LexA: MKALTARQQEVFDLIRDHISQTGMPPTRAEIAQRLGFRSPNAAEEHLKALARKGVLEIVSGASRGIRLLQEEEEGLPLVGRVAAGEPLLAQQHIEGHYQVDPSLFKPSADFLLRVSGMSMKDIGIMDGDLLAVHKTQDVRNGQVVVARIDDEVTVKRLKKQGNKVELLPENSEFTPIVVDLREQSFTIEGLAVGVIRNGEWL, encoded by the coding sequence ATGAAAGCGTTAACGGCCAGGCAGCAAGAGGTGTTTGATCTCATTCGGGATCACATCAGCCAGACAGGTATGCCACCGACGCGTGCGGAAATCGCGCAGCGTTTGGGGTTCCGTTCCCCAAACGCGGCGGAAGAACATCTTAAAGCGTTGGCGCGCAAAGGGGTGCTTGAAATCGTTTCCGGCGCTTCTCGAGGTATCCGTCTGTTACAGGAAGAAGAAGAGGGGTTACCACTTGTTGGGCGCGTAGCGGCGGGTGAGCCACTGCTGGCGCAGCAACACATTGAAGGCCATTACCAGGTTGATCCTTCTTTGTTCAAACCCAGCGCGGATTTCCTGTTGCGCGTAAGCGGCATGTCGATGAAAGACATTGGCATTATGGATGGCGATTTACTGGCAGTACATAAAACGCAGGATGTTCGCAACGGGCAGGTGGTTGTGGCTCGCATTGATGATGAAGTCACCGTAAAACGCTTGAAAAAACAGGGTAATAAAGTAGAACTTCTGCCGGAAAACAGTGAGTTTACACCGATAGTGGTGGATTTGCGCGAACAAAGCTTCACCATTGAAGGATTGGCGGTCGGTGTCATTCGCAACGGCGAATGGCTGTAA
- the traF gene encoding conjugal transfer protein TraF, producing the protein MNKNLKLSVMTIAASFFMAKQTSAANTWAEARNDAMGGTGVASAHYGSGVLLNPALLAKAKPEDNITVVLPAVGVQITDKDNLQDEINDISDKINYYDHVVDSLTPGQILLHPRGVLNQFQGAARDLADELEYLNGKTARANAGAGVAVSIPGQTLSVAFIAKGYAHGRVSSSIDQNDIQYLRNIQRNESIALREAGRAALLGTDEITKHLNSTASGRVAIVSDYGIAVAKQWVVGDVPVSIGVTPKLQKTWLYNYTTSIYHYDSSDWNSSRYRNDDTGFNIDAGLAADFGENWTLGLSGQNLVSRDIDTKEIYITNGISGETTHYKDTYQIRPLVTAGIAWHNEVLTVSADGDLTETKGFKSEDNSRYVGVGAEVRPLAWLAVRAGYRADVKNNDSNVFTGGLGFAPYNRVHLDLMGLYGEDETWGAGAQLTMTF; encoded by the coding sequence GTGAATAAAAACCTCAAACTTTCAGTGATGACTATTGCAGCCTCGTTTTTTATGGCAAAGCAGACGAGCGCCGCCAATACCTGGGCTGAAGCGCGTAACGATGCAATGGGCGGGACGGGGGTTGCGTCTGCGCATTATGGCAGTGGCGTGTTGCTAAACCCGGCATTGCTGGCAAAAGCCAAACCGGAAGACAACATCACTGTTGTTCTTCCCGCGGTCGGCGTACAAATCACGGATAAAGATAACCTCCAGGATGAAATAAATGATATCAGCGACAAAATTAATTACTACGATCATGTGGTCGATAGCCTGACGCCAGGGCAAATTTTACTTCATCCGAGGGGGGTATTGAATCAATTTCAGGGGGCTGCGCGCGATTTGGCCGATGAACTGGAATATCTCAACGGGAAAACCGCCCGCGCCAATGCTGGCGCCGGGGTGGCAGTGAGTATTCCGGGACAAACGCTTTCCGTCGCGTTTATTGCAAAAGGTTACGCGCATGGGCGTGTGAGCTCGTCTATTGATCAGAACGATATTCAGTATCTGCGCAATATCCAGCGTAATGAAAGTATCGCGCTTCGTGAAGCAGGACGCGCGGCATTACTGGGGACTGACGAAATAACAAAACATTTAAACTCTACCGCGTCAGGACGAGTCGCGATTGTTTCTGATTATGGTATTGCGGTGGCGAAGCAATGGGTGGTAGGGGATGTGCCTGTTTCTATTGGCGTTACGCCGAAATTACAAAAAACCTGGCTCTATAACTACACCACATCAATATATCACTATGACAGCAGTGACTGGAACAGTAGTCGCTACCGTAACGACGATACCGGCTTCAACATCGATGCGGGGCTTGCCGCTGATTTTGGCGAAAACTGGACGCTGGGTCTGAGTGGGCAAAATTTGGTATCGCGCGACATTGACACGAAAGAGATTTATATCACCAATGGAATATCGGGAGAAACCACTCACTACAAAGATACGTACCAAATTCGCCCCCTGGTCACGGCGGGTATTGCGTGGCATAACGAGGTGCTGACCGTAAGCGCTGATGGCGATCTGACGGAAACGAAAGGATTTAAGAGCGAAGACAATTCCCGGTATGTTGGTGTTGGCGCTGAAGTCCGGCCGCTAGCGTGGTTGGCGGTGCGTGCAGGATATCGTGCGGATGTGAAAAATAACGATAGCAATGTGTTTACTGGTGGTCTGGGCTTTGCGCCCTATAACCGTGTACATCTCGATTTAATGGGGCTGTACGGTGAAGATGAAACCTGGGGCGCAGGCGCACAGCTTACAATGACATTCTGA
- the dinF gene encoding MATE family efflux transporter DinF: protein MPFFTSSDKALWRLALPMIFSNITVPLLGLVDTAVIGHLDSPVYLGGVAVGATATSFLFMLLLFLRMSTTGLTAQAFGAKNPRALARALIQPLLLALGAGVLIALFRTPLIDVALHIVGGNEAVLVQARRFLEIRWLSAPASLANLVLLGWLLGVQYARAPVILLVVGNILNIVLDLWLVMGLHMNVQGAALATVIAEYATLLIGLMMVRKVLHLRGVSLEMLKHAWRGNVRRLLALNRDIMLRSLLLQLCFGAITVLGARQGSDIIAVNAVLMTLLTFTAYALDGFAYAVEAHSGQAYGARDGSKLLDVWRAACRQSGVVALLFSMVYALAGEHIVALLTSLPQIQLLADRYLIWQVVLPLTGVWCYLLDGMFIGATRAAEMRNSMAVAAAGFALTLLALPFLGNHGLWLALTVFLALRGLSLAFIWRRHWRDGTWFARG from the coding sequence ATGCCGTTTTTTACCTCCTCTGATAAAGCGCTTTGGCGTCTCGCGTTGCCAATGATTTTTTCTAATATCACCGTTCCCTTGTTGGGGCTGGTTGATACGGCAGTGATTGGTCATCTGGACAGCCCGGTTTATCTGGGCGGCGTGGCGGTAGGGGCGACCGCCACCAGTTTTCTTTTCATGCTGTTGCTGTTTCTGCGAATGAGCACCACCGGGTTAACGGCCCAGGCATTTGGCGCTAAAAACCCGCGAGCCTTAGCTCGGGCATTGATTCAGCCGTTGTTGCTGGCGCTGGGCGCAGGTGTATTGATTGCGCTCTTTCGCACGCCGCTTATTGATGTAGCTTTACATATTGTTGGTGGGAACGAGGCTGTTCTGGTGCAGGCGAGACGCTTCCTTGAAATTCGTTGGTTAAGCGCTCCCGCGTCTCTGGCGAATCTGGTGCTGCTCGGTTGGTTGTTAGGCGTTCAGTATGCGCGGGCTCCTGTTATCTTGTTAGTCGTGGGAAATATCCTCAACATTGTGCTCGATCTGTGGCTGGTGATGGGGCTTCATATGAACGTGCAGGGGGCCGCTCTGGCGACGGTTATCGCAGAATATGCCACGCTACTGATCGGCTTAATGATGGTGCGTAAAGTTCTCCATCTCCGCGGTGTGTCGCTGGAGATGCTAAAACATGCATGGCGCGGTAACGTACGCCGTCTTTTGGCGCTTAATCGCGATATCATGCTGCGCTCGTTGCTCCTTCAGCTCTGTTTTGGCGCGATCACGGTGTTAGGCGCGCGGCAGGGCAGCGATATTATCGCGGTAAATGCGGTACTGATGACCCTACTTACCTTTACGGCCTATGCGCTGGACGGTTTTGCTTATGCGGTGGAAGCGCACTCTGGCCAGGCTTACGGCGCGCGTGACGGCAGCAAGTTACTGGACGTCTGGCGGGCGGCGTGTCGTCAGTCAGGGGTTGTTGCCCTGCTGTTTTCCATGGTCTATGCCCTGGCAGGCGAACATATTGTCGCGTTATTGACCTCGTTACCGCAAATACAACTGCTGGCTGATCGATACCTTATCTGGCAGGTGGTATTACCGTTAACAGGCGTATGGTGCTATCTTCTGGATGGCATGTTTATTGGCGCGACGCGCGCCGCCGAAATGCGCAATAGCATGGCGGTTGCCGCGGCGGGATTTGCGCTGACGCTACTCGCCTTGCCATTCCTGGGAAATCACGGCTTATGGCTGGCATTAACCGTTTTTCTGGCGCTTCGCGGCCTGTCACTGGCTTTTATCTGGCGTCGCCACTGGCGCGATGGTACATGGTTTGCCAGAGGGTGA